The Cryptomeria japonica chromosome 9, Sugi_1.0, whole genome shotgun sequence DNA segment tttttgtttcttcttttctaaGTCATCATTTTTACCAGCCTACAACACCTTTATGACACTCCCTATGTCAGCtctataaaaaaattacattttagtCAATGGAAAGATTGAGCTATGACCACCACTATGTTATCAACATGAAGCGCTCCCTATATGGAAGAGTTCAAGTCGTGTACAATCTAGTTGGAGAAGACCATTAAAACTCATTTATTTGCCTTTGAAAATATCATTTTTGAGGCCACTTCAAAGCTATTGTGATTGTTTTTTCACAACAAGTgtaaatatttcaaataactttctGTAGCACCTATTTAATGGCTGCAAACAAATTTCTGCAACAATTGTACAAGTATTGCAAATGACTTTCCCCAATAGTTATGTAGTTGTTGCAAATAACTTTTCACAACAATTATGTGAATATGATTGTTTTGTATGATGCATATTTTCAAAGGTTATACATTTTTCATTTTGTTCTATTAATGTGCATATTAGAATAAGATATTaatgtaataaaataatttattcatttatgtttcCTATATATTACATCACAAAAACAAAATTTGAGATAAAGCTTCAATGCTTCCTTTTTATACTTGACTTGCTAGTGTTACAAATGCATTGTATTAACGATTGTAGCAATCCTCAACTCGAATTTACTGAGCACATCTATCACTTCATCCGTGAACCATTTACATATTTGACTGCTATTCTCAATCATATTATAATTTTCCTATGACCTTTTACCACTATCTACATGtttctaataaaaaacaataaatcaACAAATTTTAGCAAATGACAGGGACTCTAGCTATATCACAGCTCTTGTTAGTtttattaaaactaaaaaaaaaactcttaaaaataaataaatgaagttTAAATTAAAAAACTGTTTGATAAACAAGCCGGACCGTCAAATTTAGGCTAATGAGTATGGGATAAATCTCAATATCAATAAACTCCGGTTATCTCCTCCTTACCCGAGGTCAAACTAAACCCTAAATTCCATTATTAAATTAGTTTGACCAATAGTAACGTATGCATTAAAAAAGTGAAGCTTTAAAAAGCTTGAAAAAGATGCCAATAAAAGCATATCCAAATTTACGAGATCGGATGCCGACCTCGTTTAGATTAGCTAACCTTCGGAAATATAAATAGTTTTTAAGCGCATTCTAATATAAGGTTAAATTTAACTCAGCCAGCAGTATAAAAGGGGCGTTTGAGGATCAAAGAAGGCCTCTCTCTTGGTGGCTTCTGGCGGTTGTGAAGGAGGAGGTTTACAGAGGAAGTCGCGATCTTCATCTTCTAAAGGGGAGAAGAAAAAATAAACCTGTGAAAATGTTAGTCTACCAGGACATCTTCACCGGTAAGTCTTTATTGATAGTGTATTTTAGGTTTTAGTTGCTGGTCGGTTCGATTTCACTAGGTTATACTGTATCAATGCAGGTTTCTGTATTTGATTTTAGCCTTTTGCCTTCCTTCTTGGTTAAAGCTTTTTGTTTGATGTAAGAGTATGAGGATTCCTACTGTTGGCTGTGTTCTTGCCAGAAACCCTAGGGTAAAATTGGCAATTTAGCAGATCTGgcagtttttcagtgtttttgaagCCCGTGTCTGTTTGTTTTGAGAGACAGGgtttgtaaatcttttcttcttttcCTGAACTCGTTTTGGTTTTGTTCTAATTGATCGAAGTGATTTTGCCATTTATTTGTCTTTATGTCGGTAGGCATATGTAGTTTCTTTGTTTAAAGAAAAGTTAAAGACGTGTTTGAGATGACTCGAGTATGAAATATTTGCTTAAtttcaattttgatatatctagggatttgaatttgggttttcgTACTGCATCAGTGGGCCGAATAGTAAAGGGTTGTGTATCTTTGTAGCTTATCGAAGATTGAAATGTTAGATGGTTTAGTTGTTTGAATTCCATGCTTTTGGCTGTAGCAAAATATTTAGGAAAAATGGAAAACGTCTAGATGCAGCTTCCATAGGTGGGTTCTTATACACGGTACACCACTTCCACAGGTGGATTATCACACACAAAATGGCTACTTTGAATGGTGTAGTTATTTTTAACCTTTATACTTTTTCTGAGACATTATAATTTTGATTTTAGCACTTGCGTTattgtattttgccttctcatTGCCTTCTTCTAGGGGGTGGTATCAGGCGTTTTTTTAATTATATGCTGGTTTAGCTTTTTCCCTCAGGAAATCCTGCCAAATGGTAGTGCTAATCGTTAGGGGTGTAGCAATTCTAGTAGGGTTAAGCATCGATCGTATTGTAAAAGCCTAATGAGATTTTATTAGGTTTTGGTGGTAATCTTTATGGATGTAGCAAATCCCAGTAGGGTTAAGCATCAATCCTATTAGGGTAAAAGCCTAATGGGATTTAATTAGGTTTAATGGGCTATGAAGTTGCCTTTTCATGTttgatattttaaataaaaaaaaacagCCCATTCGAATGATGACATAATTTGTTTAATTATATGACAGTTTTCCTCTTATACAATCAGACCATTCTCAGCTTTATGGATTGGTGTGTTTGACGTCTCAAAAACCCTAAATGATGAAGCTGCAGCCTGACGTTAAACAAGTAGATGATGAAAGGACGTTTTTctgaatttccctttctttttctttgaaaaaaATTGTGGTTGATATTTAGGGCTCTTAAAGGGAATTGAGATTTTATATCAATTATTCACATTTTTCTTAATTATGATATGTAGCTCAGTAGCTGTGATAGTGAGGGTTTTGAGGCACTGTTTGTCAGGGTTCATAGGTGTCAGAAATATATGTTTGCTGAATCAAAATTGAGCCTATATTCTGTATTTTCCTACTTATAAAATTTGGTTTGCTCAATCTATTATATgaatttgaaaatgagaaatttGTGTTTGTTTCTGGTGCATTTTCTCACATGCATTTGCAGCCACAATTTTACTTGAGAGGCCATGTTTGTATTATTACCGTAATTTCCCTCTGTGTGCATATTTTGAATGTTACTTGGATTTTTGTGGTGAAGTAAAAATACTCGCCATagacatttttgttgttgtttttgtttatTGATCTAAATGACATTCTTTGGTTTGTGTGCCTTTGATTCTCAAAGGCCTGGGGATCAAGTCATAAAGTTTTGGGTATACACGTTTCAAATAGAAGGGTGTTCAACACGAAGTGTTGGGTTTACATATGTTTCAAATAGAAGTGCCTTATGTGAGTAGCGGTTTGAATTTACATTAGGGATGAGATATATGTacattagggtttgaatttacattAGGGATGAGATATATGTACAATGTCGCTATTTGTTCAAGACACTGGTTGCTATTTGATTTCCATTTCAGGTGGGTTTGATAGTTTCCTTTCTTTTTACATGGGTTTCTAATCCTCTGCTCCAAATCTTTACTGCTAAAACTATTTGAATTCTCCATATGTAAAATGTATGGCGGATTTCTTTGGTTTTGGAAGACTCATATTTAATGAGCCTTGTTCTCAAAATGATATGTTAAATGTCTCGATATTTGTTTTCTTATGCATTTGTTGTAAATTTGAGATGGGAATCCTAGAAACAAGTTATTTAGTTTTACAATTTAGTATATAATGCAGATACTAAATACGTGTCAAATTTCTTATTGACTGGGGGTGTCTTTGAGTCTTAAGCATTTCCAGCTTGGATTTGCTTGTTGCCTTCATTGTTAACTACATGGAGGACATTttgattttaaatatataattggtGAATTCATTTAATGTGCTGTTGTGGCCAACCCCCtgttgtattttagcattttgggTTGACACGTTTGTTATATTTACTTTATTTGCCCTGTTGTAGCGGTTGACTTGGGCACTCTCTTGTCGTCTGATTCTGTTTTTTTGGGTACCTGCAAGCCATTGGAATTATACTTACAtgcttttttgtttgtttttccagTGCATCTGCTCTGCCAGTGTTACATTTTTGCTGTTCCCAATCATTCATAGATGCTATAATGTTTGTTTTGCTTTTTCATTCTATAAGTTGAATGGtttattgaatgctatagttatTTGGTGATCCAATGACTGCACTGTTTGAGCTTTTGTCTTTTAGTTCAATTTGTTCTCTTTTGAAGGTGGTAGGTACTGGAGTTTTTGGTATAGATTTTGTGTACTGTGGTGTTGTTGACTGCCTTTTGCCCTTTTTGTTTTCCCCTTTAGTTTATACAGATACATTTATTACCTTAAATATAATAGTCTATTTTAAATTTTGATTGTTAAGCAAATCTATGATATATGTCTGTGCAACATGAAAATGGCTTTTTATGCAAAATAACATGATGTGCACGTGACAAAGAAAAACCAAATTGCTTCTTGAATGTTAGATTATTAAACCAAAACATCATTTTTTAGTTCATGCGATACAATTGAAAACTTTTGGAAAAATCTACTTGTTTGATTTTTTACACGGTCAGCATTTTGGAGCATGTTTAGTGATCCGTCATCATGTTGGGAGAAACAAATGACAATATAATATGTATTGCTGGCCGTAAGTAACTGCTTGCAATGGAAAACTGAGCTGTAAAATTATACATTTTTTTGGGTCTGTTCTTTTATTAAGTGTAAGTTTTTGAATTTGGGATTCAAGCTTTCTTGGTTGAGCATAACATTTTTACATTGTTTCTATTCTGTTTTACAGGTGATGAGCTTCTTTCTGATTCATTTACTTACAATGAACTCTATAATGGAGTTCTATGGGAAGTAGAAGGAAAGGTCTGTATTAATTTATTGGAATCAATTATGTAAAATTATGGATCTTAAATCAAAGAACTTTGACCAACATCAGTGAAAGTGTATTCTGTGATTGTCTATACATGCAAGAGTTTCTGTGATTATGCTGAAATAGCGTGAATTCTGTTTGTCAGTGGGTGGTCCAAGGGGCACTTGATGTTGACATTGGTGCGAACCCCTCAGCTGAGGGTGGTGAGGATGATGAAGGTGTAGATGAACAGGCCGTTAAAGTGGTTGACATTGTTGACACATTTAGACTACAGGTCAGTCTCTGCGGTATTTCTAATGACTGAAAGGGAGAGCTATTACATAGCATTTACTATTTATTAAAAGGATAACCTTCCAAATTATAATCGTCTGGTTAAAAGCATTTTGCAAAGATCTTGGTGTTATACTGCAACTtatctttgtgctcaaatcatttgCTTTTATTAGTTAATGCATTGAATTGAAATATGTCAATTTTTTGCAGGAGCAACCGCCTTTTGATAAGAAGCAATTTTTGGCATACATTAAGAGATACATAAAGAACCTCACTCCCAAATTGCCAGAGGAACGTCAAGAGGTATTTAAGAAGAACGTTGAAGCTGctgcaaaatggctcatttctaaGTTGAGCGACCTGCAGTTGTGAGTATTTATAAggcattttttattttgat contains these protein-coding regions:
- the LOC131051728 gene encoding translationally-controlled tumor protein homolog; this translates as MLVYQDIFTGDELLSDSFTYNELYNGVLWEVEGKWVVQGALDVDIGANPSAEGGEDDEGVDEQAVKVVDIVDTFRLQEQPPFDKKQFLAYIKRYIKNLTPKLPEERQEVFKKNVEAAAKWLISKLSDLQFFVGESMQDDSSMVFAYYKDGAADPTFLYFPDGLKEIKC